In Silene latifolia isolate original U9 population chromosome 3, ASM4854445v1, whole genome shotgun sequence, a single window of DNA contains:
- the LOC141647829 gene encoding secretory carrier-associated membrane protein 1-like, translating into MANDLNPFADDDVNPFANPRSVPPAPNAVLSPLPRERAEYDRGATVDIPLDNGMDLKKREKELLAKEAELKKKEQDIKRREDAIARSGIVIEEKNWPPVFPLIHHDIPNEIPIHLQQLQYVAFTTYLGLVFCLLWNIVAVTVAWSKGGGVKIWLLAIIYFVSGAPLAYVMWYRPLYRAMRTDSALKFGWFFITYSIHICFCILAAIAPPIVFEGKSLTGILPAIDVLSDNAIIGILYLVGFGFFVLEVLLSIWVIQQVYMYFRGSGKAAEMKKQAARQTMMAAL; encoded by the exons ATGGCCAATGATCTAAACCCTTTTGCCGACGACGATGTCAATCCTTTTGCC AATCCCAGAAGTGTTCCTCCTGCGCCTAATGCTGTACTCTCACCACTTCCACGTGAGCGTGCTGAGTATGATCGTGGTGCAACTGTAGACATTCCTCTTGACAATGGAATG GATTtgaagaagagagaaaaagaactGCTAGCTAAAGAGGCTGAATTGAAGAAGAAGGAACAG GATATAAAAAGGAGGGAAGATGCCATTGCTCGAT CTGGAATTGTAATTGAAGAGAAAAACTGGCCTCCAGTCTTCCCTCTTATTCATCATGACATTCCAAATGAGATACCCATCCACCTACAGCAATTGCAATATGTTGCATTCACAACATACCTCG GACTTGTATTTTGCCTACTGTGGAATATCGTGGCTGTGACTGTTGCCTGGTCGAAAGGGGGAG GGGTGAAAATTTGGCTACTTGCTATCATCTATTTCGTATCTGGAGCTCCATTGGCCTATGTCATGTGGTACCGTCCACTTTATCGTGCAATGAG GACGGACAGTGCTCTTAAGTTTGGGTGGTTTTTCATCACATACTCG ATTCATATTTGTTTCTGTATTTTAGCCGCAATTGCTCCACCTATTGTTTTTGAGGGGAAGTCTCTTAc GGGGATCTTGCCTGCTATAGATGTTTTGAGTGACAATGCTATCATTGGG ATCTTATACCTGGTTGGTTTTGGATTTTTTGTCCTGGAAGTACTGCTTAGCATTTGGGTCATTCAG CAAGTTTACATGTATTTTCGAGGAAGTGGCAAAGCTGCTGAAATGAAGAAGCAGGCTGCCCGACAGACGATGATGGCAGCACTATGA